In Danaus plexippus chromosome 19, MEX_DaPlex, whole genome shotgun sequence, the following are encoded in one genomic region:
- the LOC116768171 gene encoding sodium channel protein para isoform X23 — MSEDLDSISEEERSLFRPFTRESLAAIESRIAEEHAKQKELEKKRAEGEVRYDDEDEDEGPQPDATLEQGLPLPVRMQGSFPLELASTPLEDIDPFYHNQTTFVVISKGKDIFRFSATNALWILDPFNPIRRVAIYILVHPLFSLFIITTILVNCILMIMPTTPTVESTEVIFTGIYTFESAVKVMARGFILQPFTYLRDAWNWLDFVVIALAYVTMGIDLGNLAALRTFRVLRALKTVAIVPGLKTIVGAVIESVKNLRDVIILTMFSLSVFALMGLQIYMGVLTQKCIKVFPEDGSWGNLTDENWERFCQNETNWYGGDGEYPLCGNSSGAGQCEPGYMCLQGYGPNPNYGYTSFDTFGWAFLSAFRLMTQDYWENLYQLVLRSAGSWHVLFFVVIIFLGSFYLVNLILAIVAMSYDELQKKAEEEEQAEEEALREAEQKAAARADKQEAREAHAREQAAAAEAAAYAEAHPAKSPSDSSCQSYELFVNQERGNQDDNTRERMSLRSDPFQDSVSTQPTHKPTATEQHHEPARRQRKVSMASLSLPGSPFNLRRGSRGSHQMALRPNGRNRYPPGADRKPLVLSTYLDAQEHLPYADDSNAVTPMSEENGAIIIPVYYANLGSRHSSYTSHQSRLSYTSHGDLLGGKAQTKEARLRGRSASRNHSVTSQPHAYPLPRQDSSLASRPLREYEISTTESTDEAGKVLKQSNDNPFIESQRPNVVDMRDVMVLNEIIEQAGRQSRASEQNVSVYYFPTAEDDEDGPTFKERLLECLMKGIDFFCVWDCCWLWLEFQKYVALLVFDPFVELFITLCIVVNTLFMALDHHDMDKDMDKALKSGNYFFTATFGIEAMLKLIAMSPKYYFQEGWNVFDFIIVALSLLELGLEGVQGLSVLRSFRLLRVFKLAKSWPTLNLLISIMGRTMGALGNLTFVLCIIIFIFAVMGMQLFGKNYVDYVDRFPDGDLPRWNFTDFMHSFMIVFRVLCGEWIESMWDCMLVGDVSCIPFFLATVVIGNLVVLNLFLALLLSNFGSSNLSSPTADQDTNKIAEAFNRISRFIDWVKKSVADILKLVKNKLTNQIAIHAPERVDNELELGADIDDGVLYKDKKLKDQVEVAIGDGMEFTIPGDNKYKKGKLLMNNINAITDNHTDNRINCELNHHGYPIQDDDTISQKSYGSHKIRSFKDESHKGSTDTIDGEEKKDASKEELGLEEEMIAEEEDGKLDLAKIDIKAGEGEVMDSPADCCPEPCYQRFPFLAGDDESPFWQGWAMLRLKTYRLIENTYFETAVITMILLSSLALALEDVHLPHRPILQDILYYMDRIFTVIFFIEMLIKWLALGFQKYFTNAWCWLDFIIVMVSLINFVAALCGAGGIQAFKTMRTLRALRPLRAMSRMQGMRVVVNALVQAIPSIFNVLLVCLIFWLIFAIMGVQLFAGKYFKCVDMNHTTLSHEIIPDRNACILENYTWENSPMNFDHVGKAYLCLFQVATFKGWIQIMNDAIDSREVDRQPIRETNIYMYLYFVFFIIFGSFFTLNLFIGVIIDNFNEQKKKAGGSLEMFMTEDQKKYYNAMKKMGSKKPLKAIPRPRWRPQAIVFEIVTDKKFDMIIMLFIGLNMLTMTLDHYQQSDTFSAVLDYLNMIFIVIFSSECLLKIFALRYHYFVEPWNLFDFVVVMFSILSLVLSDIIEKYFVSPTLLRVVRVAKVGRVLRLVKGAKGIRTLLFALAMSLPALFNICLLLFLVMFIFAIFGMSFFMHVKDKGGLDDVYNFKTFVQSMILLFQMSTSAGWDGVLDGIINEEECDLPDNERGYPGNCGSATIGITYLLSYLVISFLIVINMYIAVILENYSQATEDVQEGLTDDDYDMYYEIWQRFDPEGTQYIRYDQLSDFLDVLEPPLQIHKPNKYKIISMDIPICRGDMMFCVDILDALTKDFFARKGNPIEESVEVGRPDEVGYEPVSSTLWRQREEYCARLIQHAWRRHRRAQSPTGASVTGSCAGEAEGAPTAVLLDAGGGAGGAHRVVLQAAGAAPRPPEPAPPPAPV; from the exons ATGTCCGAGGACTTGGACTCGATCAGCGAGGAAGAACGAAGCTTGTTCCGACCTTTCACCCGAGAATCATTGGCCGCTATCGAATCTCGCATAGCAGAAGAACATGCCAAGCAAAAGGAACTCGAGAAAAAACGAGCGGAAGGAGAG GTGCGTTATGATGACGAAGACGAAGATGAGGGTCCCCAACCAGACGCGACCCTGGAACAGGGCCTGCCACTGCCGGTCCGGATGCAAGGCTCCTTTCCGCTCGAACTGGCCTCCACCCCCCTCGAGGACATCGATCCCTTCTACCACAACCAAACA ACTTTCGTAGTCATAAGCAAGGGTAAAGATATCTTCAGATTTTCGGCGACCAATGCCTTGTGGATATTGGATCCTTTCAATCCAATAAGAAGAGTGGCTATATACATTCTAGTACATCCTTTGTTCtctctatttattataaccacGATTCTTGTGAACTGTATACTTATGATCATGCCTACCACGCCCACCGTTGAAAGTACTGA AGTTATCTTTACCGGAATCTACACCTTTGAATCGGCGGTGAAAGTAATGGCCAGGGGTTTCATACTACAGCCATTCACATACCTTAGAGATGCATGGAATTGGCTTGACTTCGTAGTTATAGCTTTAGC TTATGTGACGATGGGCATAGATCTCGGCAACTTGGCCGCTCTCAGAACATTCAGAGTTCTCCGAGCTTTGAAGACTGTGGCCATCGTACCgg GCTTGAAGACAATCGTTGGTGCTGTAATAGAGTCGGTAAAAAATCTGCGGGATGTGATCATTTTGACCATGTTTTCTCTATCTGTGTTTGCCTTAATGGgactacaaatatatatgggtGTGTTAACGCAGAAATGTATCAAGGTATTCCCCGAAGATGGCAGTTGGGGGAATCTAACCGACGAGAATTGGGAAAGGTTTTGTCAAAATGAAA cAAACTGGTATGGCGGAGATGGAGAATACCCTCTGTGTGGAAATTCATCAGGAGCggg gcAATGCGAACCAGGCTACATGTGTTTGCAAGGTTACGGTCCGAACCCTAATTATGGCTACACAAGTTTCGATACCTTTGGCTGGGCTTTTCTATCGGCCTTCCGTCTCATGACTCAGGATTATTGGgagaatttatatcaattg gtGTTGAGATCGGCGGGTTCGTGGCACGTTTTGTTCTTCGTTGTGATCATCTTCTTAGGTTCGTTCTACCTCGTGAATCTGATCTTGGCCATCGTCGCCATGTCGTACGACGAGTTGCAAAAGAAAGCTGAAGAAGAGGAACAGGCGGAAGAGGAAGCACTTAGG GAAGCCGAGCAAAAAGCGGCAGCACGAGCGGATAAGCAGGAAGCACGAGAAGCACATGCTCGAGAGCAAGCGGCAGCAGCGGAAGCAGCAGCCTATGCAGAAGCACACCCCGCCAAGTCCCCCAGCGACTCCTCTTGTCAGAGCTACGAATTGTTCGTGAACCAGGAGCGCGGCAACCAGGATGACAATACGCGCGAGCGCATGTCCCTCCGTAGCGACCCCTTCCAAGATTCGGTGAGCACTCAGCCCACGCACAAGCCAACCGCCACCGAACAGCACCACGAACCGGCACGCCGTCAGAGGAAGGTCAGCATG GCTTCATTATCTCTACCCGGATCACCGTTCAATTTGAGGAGAGGTTCGAGGGGTTCACATCAAATGGCTTTAAGACCGAACGGAAGGAATCGCTATCCGCCCGGAGCTGATAGAAAACCATTGGTATTGTCAACATATTTGGATGCTCAAGAACATTTACCCTATGCAGACGATTCGAATGCTGTCACACCAATGTCAGAGGAAAATGGCGCTATCATAATACCAGTGTACTATGCCAATTTAG GCTCGAGGCACTCTTCCTACACATCCCACCAGTCCCGATTATCGTACACATCTCACGGGGACCTGTTAGGAGGCAAGGCGCAAACGAAGGAGGCCAGACTGAGAGGTCGATCGGCCTCCAGAAACCACAGTGTGACGTCACAACCGCACGCGTACCCTCTGCCACGCCAGGATTCATCACTGGCTTCCAGGCCACTTAGAGAATAT GAAATAAGTACTACGGAGTCCACGGATGAGGCTGGTAAGGTTCTGAAACAGTCCAACGACAATCCATTCATAGAGTCCCAGAGACCAAACGTTGTGGATATGAGAG ACGTCATGGTTTTGAATGAGATAATAGAGCAAGCCGGAAGACAGAGTCGAGCGAGTGAACAAAACG TGTCAGTGTACTACTTCCCAACAGCGGAAGACGATGAGGATGGACCAACCTTCAAAGAGAGACTTCTGGAGTGCTTGATGAAGGGGATTGACTTCTTTTGTGTGTGGGACTGCTGTTGGTTGTGGTTGGAGTTCCAGAAATACGTGGCCCTGCTAGTGTTCGATCCTTTCGTGGAACTGTTTATAACCTTGTGTATTGTGGTCAACACTCTGTTCATGGCTCTGGACCATCACGACATGGACAAAGATATGGACAAAGCATTAAAGAGTGGAAACTAT TTCTTCACAGCGACATTCGGAATAGAAGCGATGCTAAAGTTAATAGCCATGAGTCCAAAGTACTATTTTCAAGAAGGTTGGAACGTCTTCGATTTTATCATCGTCGCATTATCATTGCTAGAATTGGGTTTGGAAGGTGTACAGGGTTTGTCCGTATTGCGTTCATTTCGTTTG CTTCGAGTATTCAAATTGGCAAAGTCATGGCCGACACTTAATTTACTCATCTCTATAATGGGTAGGACGATGGGTGCCTTGGGCAACCTGACCTTCGTATTGTGcatcattattttcatatttgccGTGATGGGTATGCAACTATTCGGGAAAAATTATGTGG ACTATGTAGACCGGTTCCCTGATGGGGACCTTCCTCGGTGGAACTTCACAGACTTCATGCACAGCTTTATGATAGTCTTCAGAGTGCTTTGTGGGGAATGGATTGAGAGTATGTGGGATTGTATGCTTGTGGGTGACGTTTCCTGCATACCCTTCTTCCTAGCCACCGTCGTCATTGGCAATCTTGTC GTACTAAACCTCTTCTTGGCCCTGTTACTGTCAAACTTCGGATCATCGAATTTATCATCGCCAACAGCAGATCAAGATACGAATAAAATAGCAGAAGCTTTTAACCGGATATCTAGGTTTATAGACTGGGTTAAAAAAAGCGTTGCTGACATCTTGAAACTGGTGAAGAACAAGCTCACGAATCAGATTGCAATCCACGCTCCCG AACGCGTTGACAACGAACTGGAACTGGGTGCAGATATAGATGACGGAGTCCTCTACAAAGATAAGAAACTTAAAGACCAAGTGGAAGTTGCTATAGGTGATGGGATGGAATTTACAATACCCG GtgataacaaatacaaaaaaggtaaattattaatgaacaaTATCAATGCTATAACGGACAACCACACGGATAACAGGATAAACTGTGAGCTAAATCATCACGGATATCCAATTCAG GACGATGATACCATTAGTCAGAAATCATATGgtagtcataaaattaggtcaTTTAAAGACGAGAGCCATAAAGGATCGACTGACACCATAGACGGAGAAGAAAAGAAAGATGCTAGTAAAGAAGAATTAGGTTTAGAAGAAG aaatgatAGCAGAAGAGGAAGATGGTAAATTAGATCTAGCCAAAATAGACATCAAAGCCGGTGAAGGTGAGGTCATGGACTCGCCGGCCGACTGCTGTCCGGAGCCTTGCTATCAAAGGTTTCCATTTTTGGCTGGAGATGACGAATCACCGTTCTGGCAGGGCTGGGCTATGTTAAGACTCAAAACTTACAGACTTATTGAAAACACGTACTTCGAAACAGCTGTGATAACTATGATATTACTCAGTAGTTTGGCTTTG GCTTTAGAAGATGTTCATTTACCACATCGACCTATACTCCaagacatattatattatatggatCGAATCTTTActgtaatattctttatcgAGATGTTGATCAAGTGGCTCGCTCTAGGATTTCAGAAATACTTCACGAATGCTTGGTGCTGGCTCGACTTCATCATTGTCATg GTCTCGCTTATAAACTTCGTAGCGGCGCTTTGTGGCGCCGGTGGCATTCAGGCGTTCAAAACGATGCGAACGCTTCGAGCTCTCCGACCGCTCAGAGCTATGAGCCGCATGCAGGGCATGAGG GTGGTAGTGAACGCTCTGGTGCAAGCGATACCATCCATCTTCAATGTGCTGCTCGTGTGTCTAATATTCTGGCTTATTTTCGCTATAATGGGTGTACAACTCTTCGCCgggaaatattttaag TGTGTCGACATGAACCATACCACCTTAAGCCACGAAATAATACCAGACAGAAACGCGTgcattttagaaaattataccTGGGAGAACTCACCAATGAATTTCGATCATGTTGGTAAAGCATATTTGTGCCTATTTCAAGTCGCCACTTTCAAAGGTTGGATTCAGATTATGAACGACGCTATTGATTCACGAGAG GTAGACCGACAACCCATCAGAGAGACGaacatatacatgtatttatattttgtatttttcatcATCTTCGGATCTTTCTTCACTCTTAACCTATTCATTGGTGTGATCATCGATAACTTTAACGAGCAGAAGAAGAAAGCTGGAGGCAGTCTTGAAATGTTCATGACAGAGGATCAGAAGAAGTATTACAACGCCATGAAGAAAATGGGTTCCAAGAAACCACTGAAGGCCATACCAAGACCAAGA tgGCGACCTCAAGCAATTGTATTCGAAATAGTAACGGATAAGAAATTCGACATGATTATCATGTTGTTCATTGGTCTGAACATGTTGACGATGACACTAGACCACTATCAGCAGTCAGACACGTTCAGCGCTGTCCTGGATTACCTTAACATGATATTCATCGTAATATTTAGTTCAGAGTGcctgttaaaaattttcgcCTTACGATACCATTACTTCGTGGAGCCTTGGAATTTATTCGATTTCGTCGTTGTGATGTTTTCTATACTCA GTTTGGTTTTGAGTGATATTATAGAGAAGTACTTTGTGTCGCCTACTCTGTTAAGAGTAGTCAGAGTAGCAAAAGTTGGTCGAGTTCTTCGACTTGTGAAAGGAGCAAAGGGCATCCGAACGCTATTGTTCGCCTTAGCCATGTCACTGCCAGCTCTCttcaatatttgtttactaTTGTTTCTAGTGATGTTTATCTTCGCAATATTTGGAATGTCATTTTTCATGCATGTGAAGGACAAAGGAGGCCTCGACGACgtgtacaattttaaaacttttgtgcAGAGTATGATTTTGCTATTTCAG ATGTCAACCTCAGCCGGTTGGGACGGAGTTCTCGACGGCATCATAAATGAGGAAGAGTGTGATCTGCCAGATAATGAGCGTGGTTACCCTGGAAACTGTGGATCGGCTACAATCGGGATCACTTACCTACTGTCCTACCTCGTAATATCTTTCCTCATTGTTATTAACATGTATATCGCTGTCATTCTCGAGAACTACTCTCAG gcAACGGAAGATGTACAAGAAGGCCTAACTGACGACGACTACGACATGTATTACGAAATATGGCAGCGATTCGATCCCGAGGGTACGCAGTATATCAGATACGACCAACTGTCTGATTTCTTAGATGTGCTCGAACCGCCGTTGCAAATACACAAACCTAATAAGTACAAGATTATATCTATGGACATACCAATATGCCGCGGAGACATGATGTTCTGCGTGGACATCCTTGACGCACTCACGAAGGATTTCTTCGCGAGGAAGGGCAATCCCATCGAGGAGTCGGTGGAGGTTGGCCGGCCAGACGAGGTCGGGTACGAGCCCGTGTCGTCGACGTTGTGGCGACAGCGCGAGGAGTACTGTGCGCGGCTCATCCAGCATGCCTGGCGGCGGCATCGACGAGCGCAGTCCCCGACGGGCGCCTCGGTGACTGGATCGTGCGCTGGCGAGGCGGAAGGCGCGCCCACGGCCGTGCTACTGGACGCAGGCGGTGGTGCGGGCGGTGCGCATCGCGTGGTGCTGCAGGCAGCCGGTGCGGCGCCCCGGCCTCCTGAACCCGCGCCGCCGCCCGCGCCCGTCTGA